In one window of Candidatus Scalindua sp. DNA:
- a CDS encoding chemotaxis response regulator protein-glutamate methylesterase, with the protein MENKTKVLIIDDSAVIRKVLSSSLSKYKDIEIVGTAPDPFIARDKILSLKPDVLTLDVEMPRMDGLTFLKIIMTYRPTPTIMVSSLSQDGCDVTLRALESGAVDYVAKPTSRHSGDVKSVIKELYGKIKIASRIKMGNNGNGRIRKIPHKPISSTLNYSETTPQNHGLFKGTHKIIVIGASTGGTEALRELLVQMPADSPGIAIVQHMPEIFTKAFAQRLDSLCSIKVTEGSNGDSLTPGKAIIAPGNYHMKLRRNGAMYRIETTQEERVHHQRPAADVLFESAAKYAGINAVGVILTGMGADGASGLLKMKQSGAKTIAQDEESCVVFGMPKEAIKLGAVDKTVSLQKIPESIFEFLRN; encoded by the coding sequence GTGGAAAACAAGACAAAGGTATTAATCATAGACGATTCAGCCGTCATAAGAAAAGTATTGTCCTCCTCCTTAAGCAAATATAAAGATATTGAGATAGTAGGAACTGCACCAGACCCTTTTATAGCAAGAGACAAAATCCTGAGTCTAAAACCGGATGTCCTTACTCTTGACGTTGAGATGCCGAGAATGGACGGACTTACCTTCTTGAAAATAATCATGACATACCGTCCCACACCTACCATCATGGTGAGTTCCCTGTCTCAGGATGGCTGTGATGTAACTCTCAGGGCCTTAGAGTCTGGAGCCGTTGACTATGTTGCAAAACCAACCAGCCGGCATTCAGGTGATGTAAAGAGTGTTATAAAAGAGTTATATGGTAAAATCAAGATCGCCTCCAGGATAAAAATGGGAAATAATGGAAATGGTAGAATAAGAAAAATCCCCCATAAACCGATTTCATCCACCCTCAACTATTCAGAAACAACGCCGCAAAATCATGGCTTATTTAAAGGCACTCACAAAATAATTGTAATAGGAGCTTCTACTGGTGGAACGGAAGCCTTGAGGGAGTTATTGGTACAAATGCCAGCAGATTCACCCGGTATTGCAATAGTACAGCACATGCCGGAAATTTTCACAAAGGCGTTTGCCCAGAGACTTGATTCGTTATGTTCTATCAAAGTAACGGAAGGAAGCAATGGTGACAGCCTTACCCCTGGGAAAGCAATAATTGCCCCAGGAAATTACCATATGAAATTAAGAAGAAATGGTGCAATGTATCGCATAGAAACGACCCAGGAAGAACGGGTTCATCACCAAAGACCTGCTGCAGATGTGCTCTTTGAATCCGCAGCGAAGTATGCGGGTATAAATGCTGTTGGTGTAATTTTGACGGGTATGGGTGCTGATGGTGCTAGTGGACTCCTGAAGATGAAACAATCAGGTGCAAAGACTATTGCACAGGATGAAGAGAGTTGTGTAGTTTTTGGAATGCCCAAAGAGGCTATCAAACTAGGTGCAGTAGATAAAACGGTTTCATTACAGAAAATCCCCGAAAGTATCTTTGAATTTTTAAGAAATTGA
- a CDS encoding diguanylate cyclase: MRFILLLILFVTLLGNCGSIIYRSSPTRNSMQTTEDFFTYKTPDDSIWINKDKEALGRLRKHYIKESDQIITSLEAEKNLIIPFSNLAHTTQKSLASTYNLYVPKKESFQNRALGSLKVIIINSLITTIGFLLLYVFCTKTLDKNAGNPSAQGIRSAVLSQKVTSNHETPGNLQVLSKAKDIICEILQAINTYSDSCLTPKRKELEDFIRDRIPMIRSSFNREEFLALESDINKTIPSHFARARELIQIKFDELKSLITSFADDLGAITRDNSNFSDQIKSSMSHIENAIELDEIKEIRKKITAEVDKVGEIVLEKQKRDKKTIETLTHRVKALDKELVSAKEKNLIDGLTQLFNRRAFDRKLEDAIEQNAKTRKSFALIMADIDYFKKINDEYGHIVGDKVLKRVSAVIKKTFRLNDFAARYGGEEFVILIDRIDKQSVNKLCERFRSDIEFLDFKDKNETIPTSISIGVAFCNRSDTPEVLLRRADKALYLAKQSGRNIVKTEDDITPTFSVTAAVGV; the protein is encoded by the coding sequence ATGAGATTCATACTCCTGTTAATACTATTTGTCACACTTCTCGGTAACTGCGGATCTATCATTTACCGCTCTTCTCCTACCCGCAACAGCATGCAAACTACGGAAGACTTTTTTACCTATAAAACACCTGATGATTCTATCTGGATCAATAAAGACAAAGAAGCATTGGGGAGATTGAGAAAACACTATATTAAGGAAAGCGACCAAATCATAACAAGTTTGGAAGCAGAAAAAAATTTAATCATACCATTCAGTAACCTTGCTCACACTACACAGAAATCTCTTGCATCAACATATAATCTGTATGTTCCCAAAAAAGAGAGTTTTCAAAACAGAGCACTTGGTTCATTAAAGGTTATCATCATCAACAGTCTCATTACTACCATCGGTTTTTTACTCCTTTATGTATTCTGTACGAAAACTCTTGATAAAAATGCAGGTAATCCTTCAGCGCAAGGAATTAGATCAGCAGTTCTTTCTCAAAAGGTTACCTCCAATCATGAAACACCAGGCAACCTTCAGGTTCTCAGTAAAGCAAAAGACATTATTTGTGAAATACTTCAGGCTATTAATACCTATTCAGATAGCTGTCTCACGCCAAAGAGGAAAGAATTGGAAGACTTTATCAGAGACCGGATCCCAATGATACGGTCTTCATTCAACAGAGAAGAGTTTCTTGCTCTTGAAAGCGATATTAATAAGACAATTCCTTCCCATTTTGCAAGAGCCAGAGAGTTGATTCAAATAAAATTTGATGAGCTAAAGTCTCTGATCACGAGTTTTGCTGATGACCTGGGAGCAATAACCAGGGACAACAGCAATTTTTCAGACCAGATAAAATCCAGCATGTCACATATTGAGAATGCTATAGAACTGGATGAGATTAAAGAAATCAGAAAAAAGATAACGGCTGAAGTAGATAAAGTAGGGGAAATCGTCTTAGAAAAGCAAAAGAGAGATAAAAAAACAATAGAAACGTTAACACACAGGGTTAAAGCTCTCGACAAGGAGCTCGTCTCAGCCAAAGAGAAAAATCTCATAGACGGACTAACACAACTCTTTAATAGAAGGGCATTTGACCGGAAATTGGAAGATGCTATTGAGCAAAACGCTAAGACCAGGAAATCGTTTGCCTTGATCATGGCTGACATAGACTATTTTAAGAAAATCAACGATGAATATGGACATATAGTAGGTGATAAGGTACTGAAAAGAGTCTCGGCCGTAATTAAGAAAACCTTTCGATTAAACGATTTTGCAGCAAGATACGGAGGTGAAGAATTTGTCATCTTAATAGACAGAATAGATAAACAATCCGTAAACAAACTGTGCGAAAGATTTCGATCAGATATTGAATTCCTGGACTTTAAGGATAAGAACGAAACAATTCCTACTTCTATCAGTATAGGTGTGGCATTTTGTAACAGGTCAGATACGCCAGAGGTCTTGCTGCGAAGAGCGGACAAGGCACTGTATCTCGCAAAACAAAGTGGAAGAAATATTGTGAAGACCGAAGATGACATAACGCCAACATTCTCAGTAACCGCAGCTGTTGGCGTTTAG
- a CDS encoding protein-glutamate O-methyltransferase CheR, which produces MNKENAMHPILSNKEFELFRNLIYKTSGINLAQSKKELVKSRLSKRLAARSIYSFAEYYRYVTRNDKSGEELIHLLDSISTNKTDFFREKKHFDFLHTKLLPELIAKKEKMRNRKLRIWCAASSSGEEPYTLAMTVLDHINPESRWDIKILATDISTKILQKAIRGVYTKEAIDNIPQELLSAHFSPVTLNNTVLYKVNDHLKELIVYRRFNLMTPKFPFKNPFDFIFCRNVMIYFDPETQQRLVSKFYDCLPKDGYLFIGHSETLAKRVSGFKYIQPALYQK; this is translated from the coding sequence ATGAATAAGGAGAATGCAATGCATCCAATTCTATCAAATAAAGAATTTGAACTTTTCAGGAATCTTATTTACAAGACAAGTGGAATAAATCTGGCACAATCGAAAAAGGAATTAGTTAAGTCTAGACTCTCAAAACGTCTTGCAGCCAGGAGCATCTATTCTTTTGCAGAATACTATAGATATGTCACGAGAAACGATAAATCTGGTGAAGAACTAATCCACCTCCTCGACAGTATATCAACAAACAAAACAGATTTCTTCAGAGAGAAGAAACATTTCGATTTTCTCCATACAAAACTCTTACCGGAATTAATCGCAAAGAAGGAGAAGATGAGAAACAGAAAACTCCGCATCTGGTGTGCTGCATCGTCCTCGGGTGAAGAGCCTTACACACTGGCCATGACTGTACTAGACCATATAAACCCTGAAAGCAGATGGGACATAAAGATTCTTGCAACAGATATCTCAACGAAGATCTTACAAAAGGCCATAAGAGGTGTTTATACAAAGGAGGCTATAGACAATATTCCACAAGAACTTCTGTCTGCCCATTTCTCACCAGTCACTCTTAACAATACTGTTCTTTACAAAGTAAATGACCATCTCAAGGAGTTAATTGTATACAGACGATTTAACCTTATGACACCAAAATTCCCATTCAAGAACCCCTTTGACTTCATTTTTTGCAGAAACGTGATGATATATTTTGATCCAGAAACACAACAGAGACTTGTCTCTAAATTTTATGATTGTTTACCAAAAGACGGGTATCTCTTTATCGGCCACTCAGAGACACTGGCAAAGAGAGTGAGTGGTTTCAAATACATACAACCAGCACTATATCAAAAATAG
- a CDS encoding chemotaxis protein CheD: MINTLNKNVVTVGVGELKVAGIPKILRTSLGSCVGVVLYDNVIKIGGMLHLMLPKCKDRNGKLSKYADTGIPLLIDLMINRANANKRNLTAKIFGGAKMFNISNDMFDIGKSNILETTLILDRLGIRISARRLGGTKGHQVSLDTHTGIVQSRILGEPTVKY; the protein is encoded by the coding sequence ATGATTAACACTTTAAACAAAAACGTTGTTACTGTAGGTGTCGGAGAATTAAAGGTTGCGGGTATTCCAAAGATACTAAGGACAAGCCTTGGCTCCTGTGTGGGAGTTGTTCTCTATGACAATGTAATTAAAATAGGGGGTATGCTTCATCTCATGCTTCCAAAATGTAAAGATAGAAATGGGAAGCTGAGCAAATACGCAGACACAGGAATCCCTCTTCTGATTGACTTAATGATAAACAGAGCAAACGCAAATAAAAGAAACTTAACAGCCAAGATATTCGGTGGGGCGAAAATGTTCAACATCAGTAACGACATGTTTGATATTGGTAAATCCAATATATTAGAAACCACCTTAATATTAGATAGATTAGGCATAAGGATTTCTGCCAGGAGGTTAGGCGGTACAAAGGGACACCAAGTTTCCCTGGACACTCATACCGGCATCGTACAAAGCCGCATACTTGGTGAACCTACGGTGAAGTATTAA
- a CDS encoding methyl-accepting chemotaxis protein: MKMGMGIKIITLFLVAGIIPFVVMGILGNRSASTSLQKQAFNQLVSVRETKKKQIEDYFTTIRKQVHTFSGNKMVVDAMKEFKVAFKEFQKENELTDSQLKEYRSSLKSYYTGDFAAEYRNQNNGKVPQTASYLNQLDDDSIALQYVYIKENHNQLGEKHKLDYADDRSTYSRIHAEYHPVIRDFLEQFGYYDIFLVDPDSGDIVYSVYKELDFTTSLKDGPYAGTNLGRVFREANNSSNPNYVKLEDFEPYPPSYEGAASFIASPIYDGSRKVGVLLFQMPIDKINQVMTSGNDWKGVGLGESGETYLIGKDLQMRNQSRFLIEDSDGYFAMMKGLGTNQEVLDAIKAKGSTILLQKVETKGTQAAVSGKTDVEIFSDYHNVPVLSAYAPLNIKDVEWAIMAEIDEEEILRPVAALTRQMYTIACGLIAFIVGLGYLVTRITGKVTNVIKSMVSSLTESSTQIASASAEVSSSSQSLAEGTSEQASSLEETSASMEEISSTTKQNAENAKEASHLATQCNQTAVTGSESVREMNDAMQDINASSKKIGDIIKVIDGIAFQTNLLALNAAVEAARAGEHGKGFAVVAEEVRNLAQRSASAAKDTTELIEDCVNKADAGTRLSGKCNEVISEILTKVNKVTTLIEEISTASEEQTNGIDQVGRAIAEMDKVTQQNAANAEETSAASEEMSAQAQSLMELVNILSAQVGGAVGEELVTEQDEPAPTKSGTIKYKKRPFGSGPGRVSIKKPGSNRAHDNEDDIDESLSRLEAESLIPMGSDTIREYDEKFRDF, encoded by the coding sequence ATGAAAATGGGAATGGGAATAAAGATTATTACCCTGTTTCTCGTGGCAGGGATAATACCCTTTGTCGTTATGGGAATCCTCGGGAACAGAAGCGCAAGTACATCTCTGCAGAAGCAGGCATTTAACCAGCTTGTTTCGGTACGGGAAACAAAAAAAAAACAGATAGAAGACTACTTTACTACCATAAGGAAACAGGTGCACACCTTTTCCGGAAACAAGATGGTCGTTGATGCGATGAAGGAGTTCAAGGTCGCCTTTAAAGAGTTCCAGAAGGAAAATGAACTTACTGACTCTCAGTTAAAAGAGTATCGTTCATCCCTGAAGTCCTATTACACAGGAGATTTTGCTGCAGAATACAGAAACCAGAATAACGGCAAGGTCCCCCAGACAGCCAGCTATCTCAATCAACTTGATGACGATTCAATAGCACTGCAGTATGTGTACATAAAGGAGAACCATAATCAACTCGGAGAGAAACACAAACTCGATTATGCAGATGACAGGTCAACCTATAGCAGGATTCACGCAGAATATCATCCTGTCATAAGGGACTTCCTTGAACAGTTCGGGTATTATGACATATTTCTCGTCGACCCTGATAGTGGTGACATCGTCTATAGCGTATATAAAGAATTAGACTTTACCACCTCTTTGAAGGATGGACCATATGCGGGGACCAATCTGGGCAGGGTCTTCCGTGAAGCGAATAACAGCAGCAATCCAAATTATGTAAAACTGGAAGATTTCGAACCGTATCCGCCATCCTATGAGGGTGCAGCAAGCTTTATCGCATCACCCATATATGATGGTTCCAGGAAGGTCGGTGTTCTGTTATTCCAGATGCCCATAGATAAGATTAACCAGGTCATGACATCAGGTAACGACTGGAAGGGTGTGGGCCTGGGAGAGTCGGGTGAGACGTACCTTATTGGTAAGGATTTACAGATGAGGAACCAGTCCCGGTTTCTGATTGAAGACAGTGACGGCTATTTTGCAATGATGAAGGGGTTGGGTACAAATCAAGAGGTATTAGACGCCATCAAGGCAAAGGGGAGCACGATACTGCTCCAAAAGGTGGAGACAAAGGGAACGCAAGCGGCTGTTTCTGGTAAAACGGATGTGGAGATCTTTTCCGATTATCACAATGTACCGGTGCTCAGTGCCTATGCACCTCTTAATATCAAAGACGTGGAGTGGGCGATTATGGCGGAAATTGATGAAGAAGAGATACTGCGTCCGGTAGCAGCATTGACAAGACAGATGTATACGATTGCCTGCGGTCTGATAGCGTTTATTGTAGGCCTGGGATATCTGGTTACGAGGATTACGGGCAAGGTGACAAATGTTATCAAGAGCATGGTCTCGAGTCTGACAGAGAGTTCTACCCAAATAGCATCAGCATCCGCAGAGGTATCATCCTCAAGCCAGAGCCTGGCAGAGGGCACGTCTGAGCAGGCATCATCTCTTGAGGAGACATCTGCCTCCATGGAAGAGATATCGTCAACGACGAAACAGAATGCAGAGAATGCGAAGGAGGCTTCACACCTTGCTACGCAATGCAACCAGACAGCCGTTACGGGAAGCGAATCAGTGCGAGAAATGAACGATGCCATGCAGGATATTAATGCCAGCAGCAAGAAGATTGGAGACATAATAAAGGTGATAGACGGGATAGCATTCCAGACCAACCTGCTTGCCTTAAACGCAGCGGTAGAGGCAGCCAGGGCAGGTGAACATGGGAAGGGATTTGCAGTGGTAGCTGAGGAGGTGAGGAACCTTGCGCAGAGGAGCGCGTCTGCGGCAAAGGACACAACAGAATTGATTGAGGATTGTGTAAACAAGGCAGATGCAGGTACAAGGCTCTCCGGGAAATGTAATGAAGTTATCAGTGAGATTTTAACAAAGGTTAATAAGGTTACTACCTTGATTGAGGAGATATCCACGGCATCTGAAGAGCAGACAAACGGGATTGACCAGGTAGGAAGGGCCATAGCGGAAATGGACAAGGTAACCCAGCAGAACGCTGCCAATGCAGAGGAGACATCTGCAGCGAGCGAAGAGATGTCGGCTCAGGCACAAAGCCTGATGGAACTGGTAAATATCCTATCTGCCCAGGTTGGTGGTGCAGTGGGTGAAGAATTGGTTACTGAACAAGATGAACCTGCACCAACAAAAAGCGGTACAATAAAATATAAGAAGAGGCCCTTCGGAAGCGGCCCGGGGAGGGTATCAATCAAAAAACCGGGGTCAAACAGAGCCCATGATAATGAGGATGATATCGATGAGAGTTTATCCAGGCTAGAGGCAGAGTCATTGATACCAATGGGCTCTGATACAATCCGGGAATATGATGAGAAATTCAGGGATTTTTAG
- a CDS encoding chemotaxis protein CheW, whose amino-acid sequence MEAAVQKNIVDEGKFLTFILSKEEYGIEILKVREIIGVIGITPVPQTPDYLRGVINLRGKVIPIIDLRLKFSMPEVEHTQETCIIVVEVNNAPIGVVVDNVSEVLDIKNGEVEDTPQFGHGIDTSFIMGLGKAKNKIIILLDINEILSTDELEMVEQLA is encoded by the coding sequence ATGGAAGCAGCGGTACAAAAAAATATAGTTGATGAAGGTAAATTTCTGACTTTTATCCTCAGCAAAGAAGAGTACGGTATCGAGATCCTCAAGGTAAGAGAGATCATTGGCGTTATCGGCATTACGCCGGTACCACAGACCCCGGATTACCTGAGAGGGGTCATTAATCTACGGGGTAAGGTTATCCCCATAATAGATCTGCGGCTCAAGTTCTCGATGCCGGAAGTAGAGCATACACAAGAGACCTGTATAATCGTCGTTGAGGTGAATAATGCGCCGATTGGCGTCGTGGTTGACAATGTCTCTGAGGTGCTTGATATCAAGAATGGAGAGGTAGAAGATACTCCGCAATTCGGACACGGTATAGATACGAGCTTTATTATGGGGCTGGGTAAGGCAAAAAATAAGATTATCATTCTACTCGATATCAACGAGATACTATCGACTGATGAGTTGGAGATGGTTGAGCAGTTAGCGTAA
- a CDS encoding chemotaxis protein CheA gives MNGNPETNEFTLDIKDDSEIFLEFLSEVQDHLEESESNILSIDNENLDYELINAIFRSIHSIKGSAGFLGLTDIQRLSHELETLLDKARKGEIPFTKKITTLCLDSIDILRTLRDTLSVKVDMTLRGKDDAASSTHEQSVDIQPIINRILTMLNGETDTQPQSAQYKREDHITENEHIGEFLVRNSIITQEQLDTALKEKGRKLGEILIENGTVSQDFIDKAIEEQKRSLWKPVGEILVKNGTLTEQQLQEAIKEQKRKVGEILVDNGVTTQENIEDALKTRQARKEQSRTVKVDTDKLDNLFDLVGELVIANTLISGDLKYGCNNENGSNKNLSHLSKITKDIQDQVMSMRMVSLKQTFQKMSRLVRDVSMHANKEVELIISGEDTELDKNVIEVIADPLVHILRNSVDHGIESEEKRIASGKRKKGAVKLSAYHKGGNIIIQIEDDGTGLQKEKILNKAIDKGLVKEHSVMSDNQIYNLIFSPGLSTAEKITNISGRGVGMDVVKKNIEKLRGKIDVTSEEGKGSTFTIKLPLTLAIIDGIVVNVGSTKYIIPTISISESLRPRKEEISTIKNQGEVVNMRGNLFPLVRLHKLYNIDTKKTNPWEAIVVIVETEEGKFSILVDELLGQQQVVIKSLGDTFKGVKGISGGAILGDGKVGLILDVSGIKEAALAA, from the coding sequence ATGAACGGCAACCCGGAGACCAATGAATTTACACTTGATATTAAGGATGATTCGGAGATATTCCTGGAGTTTCTGTCTGAGGTACAAGACCATCTTGAAGAGTCAGAAAGCAATATTCTCAGTATTGACAATGAGAACCTGGACTATGAACTGATCAATGCCATATTCAGAAGCATCCACAGCATAAAGGGAAGTGCTGGATTCCTGGGGCTCACCGATATTCAGAGACTCAGTCATGAACTTGAAACACTGCTTGATAAGGCAAGGAAGGGTGAAATACCATTTACCAAGAAAATAACAACCTTATGTCTCGACTCAATTGATATTCTCAGGACACTCAGAGATACTCTTTCTGTCAAAGTAGATATGACATTAAGAGGAAAAGACGATGCAGCGTCTTCCACACATGAGCAATCAGTAGACATACAACCAATCATTAACCGCATATTAACCATGCTTAATGGAGAAACAGATACTCAACCACAGTCCGCACAATATAAAAGAGAAGACCATATCACTGAGAATGAACATATTGGTGAATTCTTGGTAAGAAATTCCATTATCACTCAGGAACAACTTGATACGGCTCTCAAAGAAAAAGGCAGAAAGCTGGGTGAGATCCTCATAGAAAATGGAACAGTATCCCAGGATTTTATCGACAAGGCTATCGAAGAGCAAAAAAGGAGTCTGTGGAAGCCTGTAGGAGAAATTCTTGTCAAAAACGGCACTCTTACAGAGCAACAACTCCAAGAGGCCATAAAAGAACAAAAACGTAAAGTCGGGGAGATATTAGTAGATAATGGAGTTACAACGCAAGAAAATATAGAAGATGCACTGAAAACTCGACAGGCCAGAAAAGAACAATCGAGAACCGTTAAAGTTGATACAGACAAACTCGACAACCTGTTTGATCTCGTGGGTGAACTGGTAATAGCAAACACCTTGATATCAGGAGATCTGAAGTACGGCTGTAACAATGAGAATGGGTCGAACAAAAATCTCTCTCACCTGAGTAAGATAACCAAGGATATTCAAGATCAGGTAATGTCTATGAGAATGGTTTCACTAAAACAGACATTTCAGAAGATGTCGAGACTGGTTAGAGATGTATCCATGCATGCGAATAAAGAGGTAGAGCTCATAATCTCAGGTGAGGATACTGAACTTGACAAGAACGTCATTGAAGTAATCGCAGACCCACTCGTTCACATCTTAAGAAACTCGGTAGATCACGGAATTGAATCGGAAGAGAAGAGGATTGCCAGTGGTAAGAGAAAAAAAGGAGCAGTTAAGCTGAGCGCCTATCACAAGGGAGGAAATATTATAATACAAATAGAGGACGATGGCACAGGGCTGCAGAAGGAGAAGATACTTAATAAAGCCATAGATAAAGGCCTCGTTAAAGAACATTCTGTAATGAGTGACAACCAGATATACAATCTAATCTTCTCACCGGGTCTGTCTACAGCAGAAAAGATCACTAATATTTCAGGCCGTGGAGTAGGCATGGATGTAGTGAAGAAGAACATCGAAAAACTTCGTGGTAAGATCGACGTAACATCAGAAGAGGGGAAGGGCTCCACATTTACCATCAAACTCCCGCTCACCCTTGCAATCATTGATGGAATAGTAGTCAACGTAGGCAGCACCAAATACATTATACCAACTATTTCCATCTCAGAATCGTTACGTCCCAGAAAGGAAGAAATCAGTACCATAAAGAATCAGGGGGAAGTCGTGAATATGAGAGGGAATCTCTTTCCTCTTGTTCGTCTCCATAAGCTTTACAATATTGATACGAAAAAGACAAATCCATGGGAAGCTATCGTTGTAATTGTGGAAACTGAAGAAGGGAAATTCAGCATACTGGTTGACGAACTGTTAGGCCAGCAGCAGGTTGTCATAAAAAGTCTCGGGGACACATTTAAAGGCGTCAAAGGTATTTCAGGTGGTGCAATACTGGGTGATGGAAAGGTCGGATTAATATTGGACGTAAGTGGAATCAAAGAGGCAGCGCTTGCAGCGTAA